The window tataaatcattccaagaattttgtaAAGTCAAACCATtttaaagtttgaccaaaactatagagagaaatacaaagatttatgacatcaaataggtatactataaaaatataactaacaaagaatctaatgatacttaattggtattgtaaatgttattatgttgttgtataaatttggtcaaacttagaaaattttgaatctccaagattgttggaatgacttataatttggaacggagagagtattAGTAGATCCAAACACTCCATGTCGTTTTGAAATGGCGATGCTTGCTGATACCATTTGGCAAACCGTGGTGCTCGAGCATTTCCCCTTGGCGGCCCTGCTGGGCATCATGAACGCTGGTTGAGAGCGGAAGAGAAACGttgtcggcggcgacggcggcaccgAGGGAGATCACCATTGTTCCGGCCGGTTCTCGAGCATTCAGACCATCCGATTCTGGGGACTCCATGCAATGATGAACCCTATCTGGTTTCTGTGTGTTTTGATGTTGAATTGATCCACCATTTTCAACATGGAGATAAAAGATTTTAGGCGATAGCACGGCGACAAAATGGGTTGATTGGATCTTTGTTCCTTGCACTGTCTGAACTTTAGCGATCTCAAGCTTTTGGATTGAAACTTGTAGAACTTGACAAGAAACTGACAGTATGAATAACGTAAAACTAAAGCTTAGGAATCAAACACAGGTCCCTATCCTATTCATGGATTTCATCAGATCTGATATAGCAGCTGACACGATAATTGCCATCTCTCCATCGAGCTGAAAAAAAGGGCTTACAGCCCGGGGCTCCTAGGCTCCCAGCAGATGGCCAACAAACACAATAGGACTATAGGCGTAGCCTTCCAACATTTCTGGAAAAGATTGAAGTCGATCATGAATGCCAAGCCACATCGGCCATGCACAGTATTAGCTATGACATGCTGCAAGGGGTTCCAACAGGTGCAACATAAAACTGAAGGAGCTCAGACAGCACACGTCACAGGAGTAGACCAACAAAACAACAAATTGCAGCAGTAGATAGAGAAATAGAAGCATGAGTCAACATAACATTAAGGCAGATGTTCTGCTTCTTATGCATCATTCATCCCATTCCCACAAGAGTCAGGAACATATTGTAATTTCCCCCAGATACAGCACAATCGTTTTACTGACAAGACATGGTTAGCTCGGATTCGTCGACATCCATACGAAGCCTGCTTCATCCCACAGAGACAGGTTCATTCCTGATCCAACCAGACAATCATCCTTTAAGCAGCTACACGCCACAAAACTCATGATGCAGCCCATGATGCTCTAAGAATAACATGGACGGTACAGATGATAGCACTGTAATCTATGgagcaaaagaaaagaaaaaaaaagttgcctGATAAAATAAACCTACTGTCATGGGAAGGAAGTTTCAATGAAGATTGTACATGTCAACTACTTCAATGAAATTTCCAAATGAAGAATCAATGCAACGATCTGCTACGAAAGAATGGGACCAAATATGCTCCCTACAAAGCAAATGTTAAGAGCTTCCAGTTGCTTAATGCCACAGATCCATGCAGAAACCAGAAGGCATGGAAGAACACTTTTTGCTGTATATTGTCTCTGAGAAGCTGTCGACCAGCTGGCCGGAAAGGCTGACAGGGTCCTCAATAAGAGTATCCACGTAGACACTAACTATCTTCCTCTCATGTGGGGTGGCACGCAAGCTAAACCATGTCAGAAATTTCACCCTGAAGTTTGTTTCAATATAGCCCTCACATTCCAGCCACCTGACCACTTTGATACAGTACTCATAAGATGCTTCCGAGCAACCATCCTTGTGGCCAATGTCATCCAATTTACCCGATGTTCTTTTATTTGAAGAATTCCCTGGTTCCCTTTCAGGCCTTGAAGTGCCATTCTGAACAACATTATCACAAGGTTTGGGTTTGAAGCTCCTAGCACCATTCTCCTTGCCATTTTCCATACCTCTTGGTGCAGCGGGCGGCACAGAACCATAGTATCTAGGTGCAACGATCACCAGCTCATTCCCAGGTGATGCATTTGATGTGTCCTGCGATCTAGGAACAAGCTCTACTGAGTTTGAGGACTCTCTGAGCTTTACTGTCTGGACACAAGGATTGGGTTCCTCATCCAAGGCAGACGCTGAGAGCCCAGGAGCTTCTTCCAGCTCAGTGACTTCAGTTACCCTAGCTGTAGCCATCTGTATATTCTGCAAGTCTTCCATAAGTTCACTGGGGTGATGAGATGCTTTATCCGAATCAAGGATCTCAGGTTTTTCACAATATTCAAAATCACTTTCAGGGGATTTGTTCAGATCAGCATAAACGGCAGTATTATTGTTTGAGTCCACACCCTCTGAGGACGGATCAGACTGACCATCACTATTTGTCTTCGGGCTCCCATTATTTTGTTCTAGACCAGCACCACCTGGCACCGAACCCAATCTCATTATTTTGTCTTCGTTCTGACAGCTTGTCTTCATTCTAGCTTCCCATGACCCCAACTCGATTGAGTTCTTGAAAGCAATAACCTTAAAGATATAGATTGTAGCCGGTGCAAGCTCAGTGACAGGTAATTTTTTCGATGGTGTAAGAATTATGCCAGTAGGATTTGACAGGTAGGATTCAGTAACAGACAGTCGGTGCCATATATTGAAGGAAGTGGCCTCTTGGGCAAGCATAGGACATTGAtctaaatccaaaaatattgTGACAGATGATTGGGTTACAGCTTCAAACTTTATGAAGTTTGGTGGTACCATACAAGGTCCTGAAAATGGAAACATGCATCAATTAGTCAATTCCATTTGTATATGTGATGCCAAAATAAAGGGTACAGGAACATACGCTGAAGTCTTGAGTTGGCAGGAGATGCACCAGAGAACATTGACTCCATAGCATTTATTGCTTGAACACAAAGTTTCTGAACTTCAGCACCAACAGTAAGTCGACTGACAATTCCACGACCCATGTTTGGAGCTCCAGATAAAGGACCAACCTCAGCCTCGAGTTTCTTCAATGCTGTGTCAACAATCTCGTGCAATACCAAGTACTTTTCCGTTGACATGAGGATTCTATGACTGAGAAAAATCCGATGACACAATACATCCAACCGCCGAGCATCTTTCGCAATCACAAGTTGTTTCTTCCAGGACCTGAGCAAGGGCATTTAATAGTCATGTGCTAGCTCAGCATGTTAACAATATCAAAATGGATCAAATAATTACAATTCATGTATTCCAATCAAAGGAACAAAGCACTACATCTGCAATATCAGTAAGAAATCTTTGAAAGAGATATGCCTTTTATGAGATTATTTGAATCGACTGATTAACCTGATGGATATCTTCCCTCCCTTTACCTCTAGATGCCTTGGATTGAGCATAGCAAATATGATCTGTAAattataatttctaacattctcTTCTGCATGCTGTGTTCATCTTTACATGTACATCTTGCCTAATGACCATTCCAAGTTTACCAAACTATGAACTCATTCACTCCACTTGAGGAGCtattttcataatttgcaaCCTAAAAGATGTAGAATAAGGCTGTGCgtccaaacaaacaaatcttACTCTAGAGGGAAAATGGATGAATCATGAGTACATAAAGTTAACCCGTGACAGCAGCAGGTTGCTTCCGAAAGTACCAATTTGAAATATCTAATACTTGTTTCTCTACCCTGAAATGTTTGTTTTTCTAACAGCTCTACCTGGAaatatttgtttttctccaaGTTAAATAATGGCAGTACAAGGTTCGATCCAAAGAATGGAATGAGTAAGGATTAAGGAAATCTAACAAGAATTTGATGTTTTCACTTAGTAAGATCTACAAAGTATAGCAACTGGAAAACAAACGACAACAAAAATTATCAAAGCTGCATCATAAAACATTAAACTGAGATTTCTGTATTGTTTGTCTATCAGTGCAAGATTTACTGGAAGCCAAGACACAGAAGCAGTAAGAAACTTTGTGTAACAAAAAGATGAGATACAGAACAGTACCCAAGCAAATCATTCTGTTTCCAACAGCGAGTGCAATAATAACCACCATCAAGTTTCTTGCATTGTCCACTCTGCAAAATGCCTGTTCTTTCATCCTTGAGAGCACATTCCAGATGGCATGAGAAACCACAAGAATCCTTTTGCAAGGGTTGGTCTGAACTACAGAACAACCAGAGACTCGGGTCCTTGTTGTCATCATAACTGAAGCAAATGCAGCATGAACAGCGCCTGCAAAATTTTTCCCTAAGAATAGCCCTGCAAGCTACATTTTGGCAATAACGTTGATTATTAGTTGGCCCAGTTACATCAGATGCCCCTGAGTTGTTTGCAATAATTGGTAGACGTGATGGATTTTCACTCTTTCTTGGTCGTTTTGCAGGGGACTGATGGTTAGTGTTGGGCTCAGGAATTgactctttctctttctcttgcaCATGCTCCACTGGTCCATACGATTTTCCACTAACCACCCTGAAGAGATAGTCTAGCATTCGCTGCTTGGATAAGCCAGTATATTTCCTCTCCCTTCCAAGATCAGAACAAAGGATTTCTACAATCTCTCGACGACTCCATGTCTGGAGCTTGTCAGGTGCAGTTTCTGGGCTCTTTGATAATTCACGAACAAGCTCTCGCTTTTCATCCACACTCATCAGTCGACATTTAACAGGATCAATTGTTGTACCTGAGGAATATAACAACATATTACTATACATTATGTACATGTTAAATTGAATTCAAGGTTTTGCAGCATTAGACTCTAGGTGCATCAATATCCATACAAATATAGCCAAGAGGTATGTATCAAATAAACTTTGTAAGCATCCATATTCACAATAAAAAATCAACAAAGCTTGAGTCAGCATATGTAACAAAAATTCATTAGATCCCATAGAACAGTCAAAGAAAAGAGATACTGCAGTTTTTAGGGAGTCATTCCGACATGATCCTAGAAACTAACAAACAAACAAGAGATGTGGTCGGAACAGAATTATGAGCCATCAAGCTTCTTTTGTTTGCCAATTTCACATTAACACGTGTTATATATAGCATGCAGGAGTGTTTAGTGCCTCAAATATTTTTAAGAGATAGCCAATACCTTGAGCCATCAAGCTTCTTTTGTTTGCCAATTTCACATTAACACGTGTTATATATAGCATGCAGGAGTGTTTAGTGCCTCAAATATTTTTAAGAGATAGCCAATACCTTAGCTAAAACTACACTAGACAAATTAAGAAGTCAATTTATCCTGCATGTCAGCACAGATACCCCCGCCCTCCTTTTTCTAAGTCACCACACTCACAAATGTCAAATTGTCCACATCAATCTCTTACTAGCACGAACAATACTCTGTCGATTTGACTAACCGTGTTAGCTCCCAGTTACACTTGTATCTTGTGCTCTACCCAAAGATAATTATTTTGCCCTCGATTTAATACTCTCTTATTTCCACCTCCCTGCCTCACTTCTACTATTATCTTCCATCAAGGGGGGCAGAAAGTTGAGGCCATGACAAAACAGGAAAGCGTGTCAATCTATTCTATAAATAGAAGACTAACTCAACACTTAGTACAAAACATACGATGCCAACTATAGTTACGTAATTTCCAAATATGTAGCCTTTATAACTGACCATTTGTGAGAGACAATTATATTAAACTCAGATTCTGGCACCACATGCCATGCGTGTTTAATGAGCTATATatatggatgcattctatatatTAGCTATTAGAACATTCTACCTGTGTAGCCTCTACCAATTGATAGCATCAATGGGAAGCGAGACGG is drawn from Panicum virgatum strain AP13 chromosome 1N, P.virgatum_v5, whole genome shotgun sequence and contains these coding sequences:
- the LOC120654664 gene encoding VIN3-like protein 2 — encoded protein: MDPPRGGTTIDPVKCRLMSVDEKRELVRELSKSPETAPDKLQTWSRREIVEILCSDLGRERKYTGLSKQRMLDYLFRVVSGKSYGPVEHVQEKEKESIPEPNTNHQSPAKRPRKSENPSRLPIIANNSGASDVTGPTNNQRYCQNVACRAILREKFCRRCSCCICFSYDDNKDPSLWLFCSSDQPLQKDSCGFSCHLECALKDERTGILQSGQCKKLDGGYYCTRCWKQNDLLGSWKKQLVIAKDARRLDVLCHRIFLSHRILMSTEKYLVLHEIVDTALKKLEAEVGPLSGAPNMGRGIVSRLTVGAEVQKLCVQAINAMESMFSGASPANSRLQRPCMVPPNFIKFEAVTQSSVTIFLDLDQCPMLAQEATSFNIWHRLSVTESYLSNPTGIILTPSKKLPVTELAPATIYIFKVIAFKNSIELGSWEARMKTSCQNEDKIMRLGSVPGGAGLEQNNGSPKTNSDGQSDPSSEGVDSNNNTAVYADLNKSPESDFEYCEKPEILDSDKASHHPSELMEDLQNIQMATARVTEVTELEEAPGLSASALDEEPNPCVQTVKLRESSNSVELVPRSQDTSNASPGNELVIVAPRYYGSVPPAAPRGMENGKENGARSFKPKPCDNVVQNGTSRPEREPGNSSNKRTSGKLDDIGHKDGCSEASYEYCIKVVRWLECEGYIETNFRVKFLTWFSLRATPHERKIVSVYVDTLIEDPVSLSGQLVDSFSETIYSKKCSSMPSGFCMDLWH